The following are from one region of the Pseudohongiella spirulinae genome:
- a CDS encoding PadR family transcriptional regulator, with the protein MTAAQLDKMRLELRRGVLVLAVLASLRQPHYGYSLRRQLQERGIEIDEGTLYPLIRRLAEQQLLDSEWRQGEGRERRYYQLSELGAELLSQLTDEWQQLNGALGSILGTHSGTADEEGK; encoded by the coding sequence ATGACAGCAGCCCAACTGGACAAAATGCGACTTGAACTGCGCCGTGGCGTGCTGGTGCTGGCCGTACTGGCTTCGCTCCGGCAGCCGCATTATGGCTATTCGTTGCGCAGGCAACTGCAGGAGCGCGGTATTGAAATTGACGAAGGCACTCTGTATCCCCTGATTCGCCGCCTGGCGGAGCAACAGTTGCTGGACAGCGAATGGCGCCAGGGTGAGGGCCGTGAGCGGCGTTATTACCAGTTATCAGAACTGGGTGCAGAGCTGCTGAGTCAATTGACGGATGAGTGGCAACAACTAAACGGCGCTCTGGGCAGTATTCTGGGCACCCATTCGGGAACTGCAGACGAGGAGGGTAAGTGA
- a CDS encoding penicillin acylase family protein, with protein MSVTLRYCRFIAASLVLLSLGVSDVIAQSARQHAYTIEGLEAPVEILKDAWGVSHIYAETERDLFFAQGYNAARDRLFQLEMWRRQATGTMAEIMGERMLDHDIGARLMRFRGDLGQEMRHYHPRGDQIIPAFVAGINAYIDQVIADPALLPIEFRLMNLQPQHWTPEIVISRHQGLVGNVREELNLARAVAATDSDTVKDLIWFHPEEPALQFDDMIDTDLLSDDILRLYSAARSAVTFLPEDIDAAFRADASVSRDNLASQLNDQLAAAQTEVLGRNHDIGSNNWVVSGARSESGYPIMANDPHRVIGAPALRYFVHLHGPGWNIIGGGEPSLPGISIGHNGFGAWGLTVFQVDSEDLYVYETHPDNPNQYRYQGRWETMRTEQAEIMVRDQGTRTVELKFTRHGPVIHERPDRQAAFALRLAWLDIGAAPYLAGLRMSQAQSWEEFRDGASYSRIPGENFVWADRDGNIGYQAVGVAPLRPNWDGLLPVPGDGRYEWDGYLPILALPNATNPEQGFWNTSNENMVPDGYQFRNAVGWTWTDPYRGNRVREVLASGQRFNLQDMAQLQNDSLSIPARTLVPLLNGLEHDNNAVELARQQLLNWDFRMAIDSVAAGIYMAWERELRSRVSAMYVPEAAQDFIGLLQMKPTVDRLLSPDGRFGMHSTEGRDRLMMDALAAAVNNLRERFGSDMNRWQYGQEGYKHALLRHPMSAAVSDELRASFEVGPAPRHGYSYTVSNTGYGDNQTSGGSFRMIVDTEDFDRALASNTPGQSGDPDSPFYDNLFEDWIDNRYFPLFYSRDKVESVTAERLNLTPAD; from the coding sequence ATGTCTGTCACGCTGCGTTATTGTCGATTCATTGCTGCATCTCTGGTTCTGCTGTCGTTGGGTGTTTCAGATGTAATTGCCCAGTCTGCCCGGCAACATGCATACACCATTGAAGGCCTGGAAGCTCCGGTTGAAATCCTCAAGGACGCCTGGGGCGTCTCCCATATCTACGCGGAAACAGAACGCGACCTGTTTTTTGCACAGGGCTATAACGCCGCCCGTGACCGCCTGTTTCAACTGGAAATGTGGCGCCGCCAGGCAACAGGCACGATGGCCGAGATTATGGGTGAACGCATGCTGGATCACGATATCGGTGCCCGCCTGATGCGCTTTCGAGGTGATCTTGGGCAGGAGATGCGCCATTATCATCCGCGCGGTGATCAGATCATTCCGGCATTCGTGGCAGGTATTAATGCTTACATCGATCAGGTGATAGCGGATCCCGCGCTATTGCCAATCGAGTTCCGATTAATGAATCTGCAACCGCAACACTGGACCCCTGAGATCGTGATCTCCCGTCACCAGGGGCTGGTCGGCAATGTCCGCGAGGAGTTAAATCTGGCGCGGGCAGTGGCGGCGACTGACAGCGACACAGTGAAGGATTTGATCTGGTTTCATCCAGAAGAACCTGCCCTGCAATTCGACGATATGATAGATACGGACCTGCTGAGTGATGACATTCTGCGCCTGTATAGTGCGGCACGCAGTGCCGTGACGTTTTTGCCGGAAGACATCGATGCAGCGTTTCGCGCTGATGCCAGTGTCAGTCGCGATAACCTGGCCTCCCAATTGAATGACCAACTGGCAGCCGCTCAGACCGAAGTACTGGGTCGCAATCACGATATTGGCAGTAACAATTGGGTGGTCAGTGGGGCACGCAGTGAAAGCGGTTATCCCATCATGGCCAATGATCCTCATCGAGTGATCGGCGCGCCGGCCCTGAGATATTTTGTGCATCTGCATGGACCTGGCTGGAATATTATCGGTGGAGGTGAACCATCCTTGCCGGGCATTTCCATTGGTCACAATGGTTTTGGTGCCTGGGGCTTGACGGTGTTCCAGGTTGATAGTGAGGACCTTTATGTTTATGAAACACACCCGGATAACCCCAATCAGTACCGTTATCAGGGGCGCTGGGAGACCATGCGGACCGAACAGGCGGAGATTATGGTGCGGGACCAAGGCACCCGCACGGTTGAATTGAAGTTTACCCGCCACGGCCCGGTGATTCATGAGCGACCGGATCGGCAGGCGGCGTTTGCGCTGCGACTGGCCTGGCTGGACATTGGCGCTGCCCCCTATCTGGCGGGACTGCGTATGAGTCAGGCACAGTCCTGGGAGGAGTTCCGCGATGGGGCTTCGTACAGTCGCATCCCCGGTGAGAATTTTGTCTGGGCGGATCGTGATGGCAATATCGGTTACCAGGCTGTTGGTGTGGCGCCACTTCGCCCAAATTGGGATGGATTGTTGCCCGTACCGGGTGATGGTCGCTATGAGTGGGATGGGTATCTGCCGATTCTGGCCCTGCCTAATGCGACTAATCCGGAGCAGGGTTTCTGGAATACATCCAACGAAAATATGGTGCCGGATGGTTATCAGTTCCGCAACGCGGTCGGCTGGACCTGGACTGATCCGTATCGTGGTAATCGCGTTCGTGAAGTGCTGGCATCTGGGCAGCGTTTTAATCTGCAGGACATGGCTCAACTGCAGAACGACTCCCTGTCCATTCCGGCACGCACACTGGTGCCATTATTGAATGGTCTGGAACATGATAACAACGCAGTGGAGCTCGCCCGTCAGCAATTGTTGAACTGGGATTTCCGCATGGCAATTGATTCTGTGGCTGCGGGTATCTATATGGCCTGGGAGCGGGAATTGCGCTCACGGGTCTCTGCGATGTATGTGCCCGAAGCGGCGCAGGACTTCATTGGTTTGTTGCAGATGAAACCCACCGTGGATCGACTGTTGTCACCAGATGGACGGTTCGGTATGCATTCCACTGAGGGGCGTGACCGGTTGATGATGGATGCGCTGGCGGCAGCGGTAAACAATCTGCGGGAACGCTTTGGCAGTGACATGAATCGTTGGCAGTATGGTCAGGAAGGATACAAACATGCCTTATTGCGCCACCCGATGAGTGCGGCAGTCAGCGATGAATTGCGTGCCTCTTTTGAGGTGGGTCCGGCGCCACGACATGGCTATAGCTATACCGTGAGCAATACCGGCTATGGTGATAACCAGACCAGTGGTGGCTCCTTCCGGATGATAGTGGATACCGAAGACTTTGATCGTGCACTGGCCTCCAATACCCCGGGGCAGTCAGGGGATCCGGACAGCCCGTTCTACGATAATCTGTTCGAGGACTGGATAGACAACCGCTATTTCCCGTTGTTCTACAGCCGCGATAAAGTCGAGTCTGTCACGGCAGAACGCTTGAATCTGACGCCGGCTGATTGA
- a CDS encoding ABC-F family ATPase, with the protein MISTANLTMQFGSRPLFENVSVKFAQGKRYGLIGANGCGKSTFMKLLGGDLVPTSGQVMLEPDVRLGKLRQDQFAYEKYSVLDTVIMGHEALWRVKSERDRIYALEEMTEEDGMAVAELEEPFAEMDGYTAESRASELLLGLDIPLEQHDGPMSAIAPGWKLRVLLAQALFSDPDVLLLDEPTNNLDINTIRWLETVLNQRNSTIIIISHDRHFLNAVCTNIADMDYGELRLYPGNYDDFMIASTQARERLLNENAKKKSQISELQAFVSRFSANASKAKQATSRARQIEKIQLEDIKPSSRISPYIRFVENKKLHRQALILEDASKAYDKPLLSHLSLQIEAGERVAIIGPNGAGKTTLLRCLMQEVPLDAGKLKWAEQADIGYFAQDHSAEFVEEITLFDWMKQWTKGDQQLVRSALGRMLFSSDDVHKTLPVLSGGEKARMLFGKFSLINPNVMVMDEPTNHLDMESIEALNLALENYPGTLIFVSHDREFVSSLATRIIDMQPSGLVDFKGNYEDYLLSLGL; encoded by the coding sequence GTGATATCCACCGCCAACCTTACCATGCAGTTCGGCTCCAGGCCGCTGTTCGAAAACGTGTCCGTCAAATTCGCCCAGGGCAAACGCTACGGCCTTATCGGTGCCAATGGCTGTGGCAAGTCCACCTTTATGAAACTGCTGGGCGGGGATCTGGTACCCACCAGTGGCCAGGTCATGCTGGAGCCGGATGTGAGACTGGGCAAACTGCGCCAGGATCAGTTTGCCTACGAAAAATACTCGGTGCTGGACACTGTGATCATGGGTCATGAAGCGCTGTGGCGGGTGAAGTCTGAACGTGACCGCATTTACGCGCTTGAAGAAATGACCGAAGAAGACGGCATGGCAGTTGCCGAGCTGGAAGAGCCTTTTGCCGAGATGGATGGTTACACCGCCGAATCCCGCGCCAGTGAACTGCTGCTGGGCCTGGACATTCCCCTGGAACAGCACGACGGGCCCATGAGTGCCATCGCACCGGGCTGGAAGTTGCGTGTGCTGCTGGCGCAAGCCCTGTTCTCTGATCCAGATGTATTGCTGCTGGATGAACCGACCAACAACCTGGATATCAACACCATACGTTGGCTGGAAACTGTCCTTAACCAGCGGAACAGCACTATCATCATTATTTCCCATGACCGGCACTTTCTGAATGCCGTGTGTACCAATATCGCCGACATGGATTACGGTGAATTGCGGCTTTATCCAGGCAATTATGATGACTTTATGATTGCCTCGACCCAGGCCCGTGAGCGTCTGCTGAACGAAAACGCCAAGAAAAAGTCGCAGATCTCAGAGCTGCAGGCCTTTGTCAGCCGCTTCTCCGCCAATGCTTCCAAGGCCAAGCAGGCCACCTCGCGTGCACGGCAGATCGAGAAAATTCAGCTGGAAGATATTAAACCCTCCAGCCGCATCAGCCCCTATATCCGTTTTGTCGAAAACAAAAAGCTGCATCGCCAGGCACTGATTCTGGAAGACGCCAGCAAAGCCTATGACAAACCCTTGTTATCCCACCTGAGCCTGCAAATCGAGGCCGGTGAACGCGTTGCCATCATTGGTCCCAACGGTGCCGGTAAAACCACTCTGCTGCGCTGTCTGATGCAAGAAGTGCCGCTGGATGCAGGCAAGCTGAAGTGGGCCGAGCAGGCTGATATCGGCTACTTTGCGCAGGACCACAGCGCCGAATTTGTAGAAGAAATCACCCTGTTTGACTGGATGAAACAGTGGACCAAAGGTGATCAGCAACTGGTGCGCTCGGCATTGGGCCGTATGCTGTTCTCCAGCGATGATGTGCACAAAACTCTGCCTGTACTTTCCGGAGGCGAAAAAGCGCGCATGCTGTTTGGCAAATTCAGCCTGATCAACCCAAACGTCATGGTAATGGACGAGCCCACCAATCACCTGGACATGGAGTCTATTGAAGCGCTCAACCTGGCCCTGGAAAACTATCCCGGCACGCTGATTTTTGTCAGCCATGACCGCGAGTTTGTATCATCACTGGCCACACGTATCATTGACATGCAGCCCAGCGGCCTGGTCGATTTCAAAGGCAACTACGAAGACTACCTGCTCAGCCTGGGGCTTTGA
- a CDS encoding DUF3185 family protein, with product MKVIGLALVVLGVGLAIWGYQLSDSLTSEVSEAVTGAEPDRVMQYYIGGAISFVVGLFLFLKN from the coding sequence ATGAAGGTAATTGGTCTGGCGCTGGTGGTACTGGGTGTCGGACTGGCAATCTGGGGTTACCAGTTATCTGATTCTTTAACCTCAGAGGTTTCTGAAGCCGTCACCGGGGCCGAACCGGACCGCGTAATGCAGTACTACATTGGTGGTGCCATCAGTTTTGTGGTGGGGTTGTTCCTGTTTCTGAAGAACTGA
- a CDS encoding FkbM family methyltransferase, whose translation MVGTQWRDYWRERLGLWRSLLMYYGIPGRRARLRRFYGQFIRPGDLCFDIGAHVGNRLAAWQDLGAKMIAVEPQPLLMATLRERYGRFENITLVEQAIGAVAGQATLHISTRTPTVTSMSEDWISRVQKDPSFKGVQWDKEVNVPVVTLDTLIERYGEPRFCKIDVEGFELEVLQGLSRPLAALSFEYIPASMRLARDCVRRLRELGHYEFNLAPGESHRLRFDNWMDADQMIRILDDIRQGSGDVYARRKDLFANSQS comes from the coding sequence ATGGTCGGAACACAGTGGCGTGACTATTGGCGTGAACGACTGGGGCTTTGGCGCTCATTGCTGATGTACTACGGAATTCCGGGGCGGCGGGCCAGGTTGCGTCGATTCTATGGGCAGTTCATTCGTCCCGGCGATCTGTGTTTTGATATCGGCGCGCATGTTGGTAATCGCCTGGCAGCCTGGCAAGATCTGGGCGCCAAAATGATTGCAGTTGAGCCGCAGCCGCTGCTGATGGCCACATTACGAGAGCGTTACGGGCGTTTCGAGAACATTACGCTGGTCGAGCAGGCCATTGGCGCTGTGGCCGGACAAGCGACATTGCATATCAGCACCCGGACACCCACGGTTACCAGTATGTCAGAAGACTGGATTTCCCGGGTGCAAAAGGATCCGTCGTTTAAGGGCGTTCAGTGGGATAAAGAAGTGAATGTGCCGGTTGTCACTCTGGATACGTTGATTGAGCGCTATGGCGAGCCGCGTTTTTGCAAGATTGATGTAGAAGGTTTCGAACTGGAAGTGCTGCAGGGTTTATCTCGTCCTCTGGCCGCGCTGTCGTTCGAGTATATTCCGGCGTCGATGAGACTGGCCAGGGATTGTGTCCGGCGCCTGCGGGAGTTGGGACATTATGAGTTCAACCTGGCTCCCGGTGAGAGCCATCGCCTGCGTTTCGACAACTGGATGGACGCTGATCAGATGATCCGTATTCTGGATGATATCAGGCAGGGCAGCGGAGATGTGTACGCCCGACGAAAAGATCTTTTTGCCAACAGTCAGAGCTGA
- a CDS encoding class I SAM-dependent methyltransferase has translation MSGFSIEWLNLREDADRRARSQVLLDKARHWLCSGKEKEPPQLIADMGAGTGSTLRAFSEKETGFPALRWRLLDNDQALLNEAQRRHGTSHDLELCRVDLSETISLPLSDARLITASALFDLVSAGFIDAVIDSGIGVYAALNYNGISRWTPAHPLDDTVLQAFNSDQRRDKGFGPALGPESSSYMIKAFSRAGYTVETADSPWILNGVDQMMVSMLIDGIADAVRDHALIKPKALQEWIDFRQSTVSTGTCIIGHTDVLALPNQL, from the coding sequence TTGAGTGGTTTCAGCATAGAATGGTTAAACCTTCGCGAAGATGCCGACCGGCGTGCACGCAGCCAGGTACTTCTGGATAAAGCCAGGCACTGGTTATGCTCTGGCAAAGAAAAGGAACCCCCCCAGCTTATCGCCGATATGGGCGCAGGTACCGGCTCCACACTCAGAGCCTTTAGCGAAAAAGAGACAGGTTTTCCGGCATTGCGCTGGCGACTTCTGGACAACGATCAGGCCTTATTGAACGAGGCGCAACGACGTCATGGCACAAGCCATGACCTTGAGCTGTGCAGGGTCGACCTGTCCGAAACCATTTCCCTGCCGCTCAGCGATGCGCGTTTGATCACGGCCTCTGCCCTGTTTGATCTGGTATCTGCCGGATTTATCGACGCAGTGATTGACTCAGGCATCGGCGTTTACGCCGCGTTGAACTACAACGGCATCTCCCGCTGGACACCTGCTCACCCTCTGGATGACACGGTATTACAGGCGTTCAATAGTGATCAACGACGCGATAAAGGATTCGGTCCGGCGCTGGGGCCAGAATCGAGCTCCTATATGATCAAGGCCTTTAGCCGGGCGGGTTACACAGTTGAGACGGCTGACAGCCCGTGGATTCTGAACGGCGTTGACCAAATGATGGTCAGTATGTTGATCGATGGCATAGCGGATGCTGTTCGTGATCATGCATTGATCAAACCGAAAGCATTGCAGGAATGGATCGATTTTCGTCAATCAACTGTATCAACCGGCACTTGCATCATTGGCCACACGGACGTTCTGGCGCTGCCAAATCAGCTCTGA
- a CDS encoding glycosyltransferase family 4 protein, with protein sequence MGIQVYFIYPGDLDTATGGYRYDRRLINELRELGIKVETIALSARFPFPDARALEHAAHTLGALPSNALVIIDGLAYGAMHELVEANTKRLQIVALCHHPLALESGLTETQKNDFQYSETMALQAARAVIVTSPHTATILQSDFSVPAQKIVAALPGTDAVEFAPCNGNPLVLLTVASLTRRKAHDVLIDALASVQELEWQARFVGGEHFDPKWASQLRQQVNQLGLQQRIDFAGSVDDLLIEYQSADVFVLPSRFEGYGMVFAEALAAGLPVVAASTGAVPDVVPPKAGLLVPADDVAALSSALRRLLTDKKLRKKLQTGARQTAANLPGWRHSALKVTALLNKLTSDMRESP encoded by the coding sequence TTGGGCATACAGGTCTATTTTATTTATCCCGGTGATCTGGACACAGCTACCGGTGGCTATCGGTACGACAGGCGGCTGATTAATGAGCTACGTGAGTTGGGCATCAAGGTAGAGACAATTGCTCTTTCGGCCCGGTTTCCATTTCCTGATGCCAGGGCACTGGAGCATGCCGCGCATACGCTGGGCGCCCTGCCGAGCAATGCGTTGGTAATTATCGATGGCCTGGCATACGGAGCCATGCATGAACTTGTCGAGGCAAATACCAAACGCTTGCAGATCGTTGCGTTATGTCATCATCCTCTGGCACTGGAGTCCGGGCTGACTGAAACGCAGAAAAATGACTTCCAATATTCAGAAACAATGGCACTTCAAGCCGCACGGGCTGTCATCGTCACCAGTCCGCACACCGCGACAATACTGCAGTCAGATTTTTCGGTACCAGCACAAAAAATTGTCGCAGCCCTGCCTGGTACCGATGCGGTCGAATTTGCGCCGTGCAACGGAAATCCCCTGGTGCTGTTGACTGTGGCCTCACTGACCCGTCGTAAGGCGCATGATGTGTTAATCGACGCTCTGGCCTCTGTGCAAGAGCTGGAGTGGCAGGCAAGATTTGTCGGCGGCGAGCACTTCGACCCAAAGTGGGCATCCCAACTGCGTCAGCAAGTGAACCAGCTGGGCCTTCAACAGCGTATTGATTTTGCAGGTAGCGTTGACGACCTGCTCATTGAATACCAGAGTGCCGACGTCTTTGTTTTACCGTCTCGATTCGAAGGGTATGGCATGGTGTTTGCGGAAGCACTGGCCGCGGGCTTGCCCGTCGTGGCGGCCAGCACCGGGGCTGTTCCGGATGTGGTGCCTCCAAAAGCCGGATTGCTGGTACCAGCGGACGATGTAGCTGCACTCAGTTCCGCTTTACGGCGCCTGCTCACTGACAAAAAATTGCGCAAAAAACTGCAGACAGGTGCCAGACAAACAGCCGCTAACCTGCCAGGCTGGCGACACAGTGCCCTGAAGGTGACAGCCTTGCTCAACAAATTGACGTCTGATATGAGAGAAAGCCCTTGA
- the ribA gene encoding GTP cyclohydrolase II, with product MSKLSVTRQVCTRIPTPHGDFQLCFYSNTLDNKEHLALYMGDPSSAPAVLARVHSECFTGDVLGSRRCDCGEQLDRAMAKVAEAGCGVILYLRQEGRGIGLLEKLRAYNLQDKGYDTVDANLMLGHAADSRDYTLAALMLQDLGVESISLMTNNPAKIKALESAGINVARRVSLAVPANTDNADYLMTKALRMEHMLPLNASPNESLSLKTANGR from the coding sequence ATGTCCAAACTTTCAGTGACCCGACAGGTCTGTACGCGTATACCGACCCCGCATGGCGATTTTCAATTGTGTTTTTACAGCAACACGCTGGATAACAAAGAGCACCTGGCGTTGTACATGGGAGACCCGTCCAGCGCGCCCGCAGTTCTTGCCAGAGTGCATTCTGAATGCTTCACAGGTGATGTGCTTGGCTCCAGGCGCTGTGATTGCGGAGAACAACTGGATCGTGCCATGGCCAAGGTGGCAGAGGCTGGTTGCGGTGTGATTCTTTATCTTCGCCAGGAAGGACGTGGTATCGGTTTGTTGGAAAAATTACGTGCCTACAATCTGCAGGACAAAGGTTACGACACGGTTGATGCCAATTTGATGCTGGGACACGCTGCTGATTCTCGTGATTACACACTGGCGGCACTGATGCTACAGGATCTGGGTGTTGAATCGATCAGCCTGATGACCAATAATCCGGCCAAGATCAAGGCGCTTGAGTCAGCGGGTATAAATGTCGCCAGGCGGGTCTCGCTGGCTGTGCCGGCCAATACCGATAACGCTGATTACCTGATGACCAAGGCCCTGCGTATGGAGCATATGCTGCCGTTGAACGCTTCGCCGAACGAATCCCTGTCTCTTAAAACTGCAAATGGTCGATGA
- a CDS encoding RibD family protein, with the protein MVDETASFNLQLERWLTEARKSYVESAGGSERPHVTLCYAQSWDGSITTDPGETLALSSKAGMRMTHQLRSLHDGILVGIGTVLADNPQLTVREWTGNNPQPIVLDSQLRMPASSRLCQDNSRRCWVLTTVQGAEGREGCDLIVVPDDGDGHVNLDAALRALYQRGIRSLMVEGGANVISAFLRAHLADAIVLTVAPVLVGGYNAIGRLVDPDKASFPHIAPLHSHQLGDEMIVWGALHYKHSGEML; encoded by the coding sequence ATGGTCGATGAAACCGCGTCATTCAATTTACAACTTGAGCGCTGGCTGACTGAGGCCCGGAAGAGCTATGTTGAGTCGGCTGGCGGCTCTGAACGCCCGCACGTTACGCTGTGCTATGCGCAAAGCTGGGATGGCAGTATCACTACGGATCCGGGAGAAACCCTGGCGCTGAGCAGCAAGGCCGGTATGCGTATGACTCATCAGTTACGAAGTCTGCATGATGGTATTCTGGTCGGCATAGGCACAGTCCTGGCCGACAACCCCCAACTGACAGTGCGGGAATGGACTGGCAATAACCCTCAGCCGATCGTGTTGGATAGTCAGCTTCGCATGCCTGCATCAAGTCGCCTGTGTCAGGATAACAGCAGACGTTGCTGGGTGTTGACTACAGTGCAGGGTGCGGAAGGTCGTGAAGGCTGCGATCTGATTGTAGTGCCCGATGATGGTGATGGTCATGTCAATCTGGATGCAGCGCTTCGTGCGCTATACCAGCGTGGTATCCGCAGTTTGATGGTCGAAGGAGGCGCCAATGTCATCTCGGCGTTTTTGCGCGCCCATTTGGCTGATGCCATTGTTCTTACTGTGGCGCCGGTTCTGGTCGGTGGGTACAACGCTATTGGCCGCCTGGTTGACCCTGATAAAGCTTCGTTTCCGCATATTGCTCCGTTGCACAGTCATCAACTGGGCGATGAGATGATTGTCTGGGGCGCTTTGCATTACAAGCATTCCGGGGAAATGCTATGA